A genomic region of Phragmites australis chromosome 2, lpPhrAust1.1, whole genome shotgun sequence contains the following coding sequences:
- the LOC133908696 gene encoding probable glutamate carboxypeptidase LAMP1 has protein sequence MSRLDAASLLSPSPPPPAKPNPRGRFLCLISTTLAVLGASLSLLLFFALHPAPKPAPDYGSLFLYLGSNDTAAAHLRALTLHPHVAGTKANSLTARYVLDAFSALSFSAHITAYSVLLSYPVHRSLSLSAPGRGVTSFSLSQETYPDDPYAAAAAETIPTFYAYAASASVSAEAVYANYGREEDFAYLASRSVDVAGKVALARYGKIHCEDIAHNARAAGAAAAVVYTDPLEYDGAPGEGWFPNSRWLPPSGVQVGSLFRGVGDPTTPMWASAEGCERVSVEEAMTTDDMPLIPALPVSARDAMEIHGALGGAVAPADWQGREGGPVYRLGPGSAVLNLTYIGNDTMATIENVFGIIEGAEEPDRYVILGNHRDAWTFGAADPNSGTAAMIELAQRFSMLQKQGWRPRRTIIFCSWDAEEYGLTGSTEWVEENREMLSSRAVAYLNVDVSVVGPVFHPSATPQLDELLQETIKLVQDPDNSSLTVYDSWVKSNISPMIGRLGNGGSDFSAFVQHAGIPSTNMVFGEGPGYPVYHSLYDDYIWMEKFADPGFRRHVAAASIWGMMALRLASEEIIPFNYMSYVVELEAYTKAVENDVNGTAVSCSPLHNSIRALRRAATKVNSERKELQRQLLRKLLNKDSLKIRELNDRLMQAERAFTNREGLYKQEWFKHLVYGPMEQNDWDTAVYPGIANAIASARSNNTSESWKFVQHEIHRVARAVTQASAVLSGTLT, from the exons ATGTCCCGCCTCGAcgccgcctccctcctctccccctcgccgccgccgccggccaagCCCAACCCCCGCGGCCGCTTCCTCTGCCTCATCTCCACCACACTCGCCGTCCTCGGCGCCTCCCTCtcgctcctcctcttcttcgccCTCCACCCCGCGCCCAAACCGGCCCCGGACTACGGCTCCCTGTTCCTCTACCTCGGCTCCAACGATACCGCAGCTGCCCATCTCCGCGCGCTCACCCTCCACCCCCACGTCGCGGGGACCAAGGCTAACTCCCTCACCGCCCGCTACGTGCTCGACGCGTTCTCCGCCCTCTCCTTCTCCGCACACATCACCGCCTACTCCGTCCTCCTCTCCTACCCTGTCCAtcgctccctctccctctctgcgCCCGGCCGCGGCGTCACGTCCTTCTCCCTGTCTCAGGAGACGTACCCTGACGACCCCtacgcggccgccgcggcggagaCGATCCCAACGTTTTATGCGTACGCCGCGTCCGCGTCGGTCTCCGCGGAGGCCGTGTACGCCAACTACGGCCGCGAGGAGGACTTCGCCTACCTCGCTTCCCGCAGCGTCGACGTCGCGGGCAAGGTGGCGCTCGCGCGGTACGGGAAGATCCACTGCGAGGACATCGCGCACAACGCGCGCGCTGCCGGAGCCGCGGCCGCGGTGGTGTACACTGACCCGCTGGAGTACGATGGCGCCCCGGGGGAGGGGTGGTTCCCCAACTCGCGGTGGCTGCCTCCCAGCGGCGTGCAGGTGGGGAGCCTGTTCCGGGGTGTGGGGGACCCGACGACGCCGATGTGGGCGTCGGCGGAGGGCTGCGAACGCGTCAGCGTGGAGGAGGCCATGACAACCGACGACATGCCGCTCATCCCGGCGCTGCCGGTGTCGGCGCGGGACGCGATGGAGATCCACGGCGCGCTGGGCGGGGCCGTGGCGCCGGCAGACTGGCAGGGTCGGGAGGGCGGACCCGTGTACCGCCTCGGCCCCGGGTCGGCAGTTCTAAACCTGACGTATATT GGGAATGATACGATGGCAACGATTGAGAATGTCTTTGGTATTATCGAAGGCGCAGAAGAGCCTGATAG ATATGTTATTCTGGGTAACCATCGTGATGCTTGGACGTTTGGAGCAGCTGACCCCAATAGCGGAACTGCAGCTATGATTGAG TTAGCTCAAAGGTTTTCAATGCTGCAAAAGCAAGGATGGAGACCTCGAAGAACCATTATCTTCTGTAGCTGGGATGCCGAAGAGTATGGATTG ACAGGATCGACTGAATGGGTTGAAGAAAACCGGGAGATGCTTTCTTCGAGAGCTGTTGCTTATTTAAATGTTGACGTTTCAGTAGTTGGTCCGGTATTCCATCCTTCTGCAACTCCCCAACTTGACGAGTTACTTCAGGAAACAATTAAATTG GTTCAAGACCCTGACAATTCATCTCTGACTGTGTACGATTCATGGGTCAAATCCAACATTTCTCCCATG ATTGGACGACTAGGCAATGGAGGATCAGATTTTTCAGCCTTCGTCCAACATGCTGGCATTCCTTCAACCAATATGGTTTTTGGAGAAG GACCTGGATATCCAGTTTACCATTCTCTATATGATGACTACATATGGATGGAGAAATTCGCAGATCCTGGATTCCGTAGGCATGTTGCAG CTGCTAGCATCTGGGGAATGATGGCTTTGAGGCTTGCCAGCGAAGAGATCATACCCTTCAATTACATGTCCTACGTAGTCGAGCTAGAG GCATACACAAAGGCGGTAGAGAACGATGTAAACGGAACAGCTGTTAGTTGTTCCCCACTGCACAACTCAATCAGAGCACTCAGAAGGGCCGCTACCAAAGTAAATAGCGAGCGAAAG GAACTTCAAAGGCAACTGCTGAGGAAGCTGCTGAACAAGGATTCACTGAAAATTCGAGAGCTCAATGACCGGCTTATGCAGGCAGAACGAGCATTCACTAACAGGGAAGGCCTCTACAAGCAGGAATGGTTTAAACATTTG GTCTATGGGCCTATGGAACAGAATGACTGGGATACTGCAGTCTATCCCGGTATAGCCAATGCCATAGCCAGCGCTAGGAGCAACAACACTTCGGAATCCTGGAAGTTTGTACAGCATGAGATTCACAGAGTAGCAAGGGCCGTGACACAGGCATCTGCTGTGCTTAGTGGCACTTTGACATGA
- the LOC133908697 gene encoding probable glutamate carboxypeptidase LAMP1, whose translation MAASRDGKQQPLLPSPVPAAAGRRRFLAFLAVTAALVSSYLLLLAPTPTSRYHALFLSLGSNATAAAHLRALTLRPHVAGTEANAAAAEYVRAALASLSFATRVVPYSVLLSYPAHRSLSLAAAPGRPARPFALVQETYPGDPYAEASAEVIPTYFAYSGSGSVAAEVVYANYGHSEDYAYLASRGVDVAGKVALVRYGDLHCEDMVRNARAAGAAAAVVYTDAKDFGGSAAKGAKRKWFPDGRWLPPTGVQVGTLYYGNGDPTTPLWPSCAAGDDCERLSREELDGSEAMPGIPALPVSARDGETILKAMGGDVAPPKWQGGEGAPVYRLGPGPAVLNLTYIGNDTLTTIENVFAVIEGKEEPDRYVIIGNHRDAWTFGAIDPNSGTAAMLEIADRLSKLEKKGWRPRRTIIVCSWDAEEFALIGSTEWVEENMDMLASRAIAYLNVDISVFGPGGLMPRATPQLDELIKEASKMVPDPDEPSQTLYDSMIHHNPPITRVAGAGTDFAAFIQHIGVPSLDMSYGLFAEYPVYHSLYDDYIWVERFGDPLFHRHVAVASVWGLIALKLADDEIIPFNYVSYASELEECTQDVVDKCKGCPVSFSPLHTSIKQLESAVTKIQKEKKLLQAEKWSLKTRQYTLKVREINDRLMMAERAFTNREGLNGRPWYKHLIYASSDQDDWGTKAFPGIVSAMDKAKKSNTTESWRLLQHEIYRVARAVSKASAVLGGRLT comes from the exons ATGGCCGCGTCTCGCGACGGCAAGCAGCAGCCGCTCCTCCCGTCTCCCGTGCCCGCCGCAGCCGGGAGGCGAAGGTTCCTCGCCTTCCTAGCCGTCACGGCCGCCCTGGTCTCCTcctacctcctcctcctcgcgccgACTCCCACCTCGCGCTACCACGCGCTCTTCCTCTCCCTCGGCTCCAACGCCACCGCGGCCGCCCATCTCCGCGCGCTCACGCTCCGCCCCCACGTCGCGGGCACCGAGGCgaacgcggccgccgccgaGTACGTCCGCGCCGCGCTCGCCTCCCTCTCCTTCGCCACCCGCGTCGTCCCCTACTCGGTGCTCCTCTCCTACCCCGCCCaccgctccctctctctcgccgCGGCGCCGGGCCGCCCTGCCAGGCCGTTCGCCCTGGTGCAGGAGACCTACCCTGGCGACCCGTACGCCGAGGCCTCCGCGGAGGTCATCCCGACGTACTTCGCCTACTCGGGGTCTGGTTCCGTCGCCGCTGAGGTCGTCTACGCCAACTACGGTCACAGCGAGGACTACGCCTACCTCGCCTCCCGCGGCGTCGACGTCGCGGGTAAGGTCGCGCTTGTGCGCTACGGGGACCTGCACTGCGAGGACATGGTGCGGAACGCGCGCGCCGCTGGCGCCGCCGCTGCGGTCGTGTACACCGACGCCAAGGACTTCGGCGGCAGCGCGGCCAAGGGCGCGAAGCGCAAGTGGTTTCCCGACGGGCGGTGGCTACCGCCGACCGGCGTGCAGGTGGGGACGCTGTACTACGGGAACGGCGACCCGACCACGCCGCTGTGGCCATCGTGCGCGGCCGGGGACGACTGCGAGAGGCTGAGCAGGGAGGAGTTGGACGGGAGCGAGGCGATGCCCGGGATCCCGGCGCTGCCGGTGTCGGCCAGGGACGGGGAGACGATTCTCAAGGCGATGGGTGGCGACGTGGCGCCGCCGAAGTGGCAGGGAGGCGAGGGCGCGCCCGTGTACCGGCTCgggcccggcccggccgtgctaaACCTCACATACATT GGAAATGACACCTTAACAACCATAGAAAATGTTTTTGCAGTGATCGAAGGCAAAGAAGAGCCTGACAG ATATGTGATCATAGGGAACCATCGTGATGCATGGACATTTGGAGCAATTGATCCCAACAGTGGAACTGCAGCCATGCTCGAG ATCGCGGACAGGCTTTCAAAGCTAGAGAAGAAGGGATGGCGACCTAGGCGAACAATCATAGTGTGCAGTTGGGATGCAGAAGAGTTTGCTCTA ATAGGATCTACTGAATGGGTTGAGGAGAACATGGATATGCTAGCTTCAAGAGCTATTGCTTATCTGAATGTGGACATATCAGTTTTTGGTCCTGGAGGTCTTATGCCCCGTGCAACCCCACAACTtgatgagttgatcaaagaAGCTAGTAAAATG GTACCAGATCCCGATGAGCCGTCTCAGACCTTGTATGACTCCATGATACACCATaatcctccg ATTACTAGAGTGGCTGGTGCGGGAACAGATTTTGCAGCATTTATACAGCATATTGGAGTCCCTTCACTTGACATGTCTTATGGACTAT TCGCAGAATACCCTGTTTACCACTCGCTGTACGATGATTACATTTGGGTGGAGAGGTTTGGAGATCCCTTGTTCCACAGGCATGTAGCAG TGGCAAGCGTTTGGGGGCTGATTGCTCTGAAACTTGCTGATGATGAGATCATACCCTTCAATTATGTGTCTTACGCGTCCGAACTGGAG GAGTGCACACAAGATGTGGTAGATAAATGTAAAGGATGTCCTGTCAGTTTCTCTCCTCTGCACACGTCCATCAAGCAGCTTGAGAGCGCAGTCACTAAAATCCAGAAAGAGAAGAAG TTGCTGCAAGCAGAAAAATGGAGCCTAAAGACAAGGCAGTACACACTAAAAGTCAGAGAGATCAATGACCGTTTGATGATGGCAGAGCGAGCGTTCACCAATCGAGAAGGACTCAACGGGAGACCATGGTACAAACATTTG ATATATGCATCATCGGACCAGGACGACTGGGGCACCAAAGCGTTCCCTGGTATCGTCTCCGCCATGGACAAGGCAAAGAAGTCCAACACAACGGAATCCTGGCGGCTGTTGCAGCATGAGATTTACAGGGTTGCAAGGGCTGTGTCCAAGGCTTCTGCAGTCCTGGGGGGTAGACTAACATGA
- the LOC133908698 gene encoding lysM domain receptor-like kinase 3, with protein MPPHHLLSLPFLLLSLAVSGATAAAAGNTTSAPLACSEISRVCTAFLAFPAAGASAANATLLESMFDAAPGDLTADAAASPGYAFVRKNCSCLPSRTYLANTTYTIPSSAAPPNATAADVAAAAYVGLAVPPPGGAAQRPPRPGAVVALHLLCGCSFGPWNYLLSYVGVDGDTVESLSSRFGASMDAIEAANGLVGPDPITTGKVYYIPLNSVPGQAYVAIPPPRAPAPAPTENTLSEIPEHHSTKFPFGWVIGGMGVALALIAIALLALVLWKSFRDNLQAPNNQRKSSDQPMSHKFQVLKSVSFCYGSGRYLCCQFGNGKPTRADGGDHHINVPKGVVVDVFDREKPIVFTYEEILTSTDSFSDANILGHGTYGSVYYGVLRDQEVAIKRMMATKTKEFIVEMKVLCKVHHASLVELIGYAASKDELFLVYEYSQNGPLKNHIHDPESKGYSSLSWIFRVQIALDAARGLEYIHEHTKDHYVHRDIKSSNILLDSSFRAKISDFGLAKLVVKSSDAEASVTKVVGTFGYLAPEYLRDGLATTKSDVYAFGVVLFELISGKEAITRAEGMGASSNSERRSLASVMLTALRNCPSSMYMGNLKDCIDHNLRDLYPHDCVYKMAMLAKQCVDEDPVLRPDMKQVVITLSQILLSSIEWEATLAGNSQVFSGLVAGR; from the exons ATGCCTCCACACCACCTCctatccctccccttcctcctcctgtcCCTCGCCGTCTccggcgccaccgccgctgccgccgggaACACCACGTCGGCGCCGCTCGCCTGCTCCGAGATCTCGCGCGTCTGCACGGCCTTCCTCGCCTTCCCTGCCGCCGGCGCGTCCGCCGCCAATGCCACACTGCTCGAGTCCATGTTCGACGCCGCGCCGGGGGACCTCACCGCCGACGCGGCGGCCAGCCCAGGCTACGCATTCGTGCGCAAGAACTGCTCCTGCCTCCCATCCCGCACCTACCTCGCCAACACCACCTACACCATCCCCTCCTCCGCGGCGCCCCCCAACGCCACCGCGGCCGACGTGGCGGCCGCGGCGTACGTGGGCCTCGCCGTGCCGCCGCCAGGTGGGGCGGCgcagcggccgccgcggccCGGCGCCGTGGTGGCGCTCCACCTGCTCTGCGGCTGTTCCTTCGGGCCCTGGAACTACCTCCTCAGCTACGTCGGCGTCGACGGCGACACGGTGGAGTCGCTGTCGAGTAGGTTCGGGGCCAGCATGGATGCCATCGAGGCTGCCAATGGCTTGGTCGGCCCCGACCCCATCACCACGGGGAAGGTGTACTACATCCCACTCAACTCTG TTCCTGGTCAGGCGTATGTTGCAATAcctcctcctcgtgctcctGCACCAGCACCGACAGAGAACACATTGTCAG AGATACCAGAGCATCATTCAACAAAATTTCCTTTTGGATGGGTTATTGGCGGCATGGGAGTTGCGCTTGCTTTAATTGCTATTGCTCTCCTTGCACTTGTCCTCTGGAAATCCTTCCGAGACAATCTCCAAGCTCCTAATAACCAGAGAAAAAGTTCAGACCAACCTATGTCACATAAATTTCAAGTCCTTAAGAGTGTTAGTTTCTGTTATGGTTCTGGAAGATACTTGTGCTGCCAATTCGGAAATGGGAAGCCAACAAGAGCAGATGGTGGTGATCATCATATCAATGTCCCCAAAG GTGTGGTAGTAGACGTATTTGATAGGGAGAAGCCTATTGTGTTTACGTATGAAGAAATACTCACATCAACGGACTCATTTTCTGATGCAAATATTCTTGGTCATGGTACATATGGTTCTGTTTACTATGGTGTTCTCCGAGACCAG GAGGTTGCGATAAAGAGAATGATGGCCACTAAAACTAAAGAATTTATAGTGGAGATGAAAGTTCTTTGTAAGGTTCATCATGCTAGTCTG GTAGAGTTGATTGGCTATGCAGCAAGTAAGGATGAGCTTTTCCTGGTTTATGAGTACTCTCAAAATGGTCCACTCAAAAATCATATACACGATCCTGAAAGCAAGG GGTACTCATCACTTTCATGGATCTTTAGGGTCCAAATAGCACTTGATGCTGCCAGAGGACTTGAATACATTCACGAGCACACAAAGGATCATTATGTTCATAGAGACATCAAATCAAGTAATATCTTGCTCGATAGTTCCTTCAGAGCGAAG ATTTCAGATTTTGGTCTAGCAAAACTGGTGGTGAAATCCAGTGATGCAGAGGCTTCTGTCACAAAAGTTGTTGGAACTTTTGGTTATTTGGCCCCTGA ATACCTGCGGGATGGACTGGCAACTACGAAAAGTGATGTCTATGCTTTCGGGGTAGTACTTTTTGAGTTAATATCTGGAAAGGAGGCAATTACACGGGCTGAAGGAATGGGTGCAAGTTCAAACTCTGAAAGGCGCTCACTGGCATCAGTT ATGTTGACTGCTCTAAGGAACTGCCCTAGTTCAATGTATATGGGGAATCTGAAAGACTGCATTGACCATAATTTAAGGGACCTGTATCCTCATGATTGCGTTTACAAG ATGGCCATGCTAGCAAAACAATGCGTGGACGAAGACCCTGTTCTACGGCCGGACATGAAGCAGGTTGTGATCACGCTCTCGCAGATACTCCTGTCATCCATCGAGTGGGAAGCCACGCTGGCTGGGAACAGCCAAGTGTTCAGTGGTCTTGTGGCGGGGAGGTGA